The Lemur catta isolate mLemCat1 chromosome 8, mLemCat1.pri, whole genome shotgun sequence genome has a segment encoding these proteins:
- the LOC123644101 gene encoding PC-esterase domain-containing protein 1B-like, whose protein sequence is MAHLRASEVRQLLHNKFVVIMGDSIQRAVYKDLVLLLQKDCLLSSRQLKAKGELSFEHDVLLEGGRRGRMHNGTHYREVRQFRSGHHLVRFYFLTRAYSQYVEDVLEQLRAGEHTPDVVVMNSCLWDLSRYGRDRDSYRDFRRSYCRDLGSLFGRLARALPESCLLVWNTTMPVAQTVSGGFLPPGRWPSCTRLREDVLEANFYSATEAGRHGFDVLDLHFHFRHAGQHRQRDGVHWDEWAHRHLSMLLLAHLAGAWGVDLPCRGPIRDGPAGRRPDPRGRRHPGDSRGDPTSSGSPPRLPCPRAPRQPYVPYSHSGPPFTPHRQDTYLPSDRSLQGQQFSSDTLARQIGYSNEANESQPGPIRTGSAQHQGRGSSPYPPRRPSRPHRHQRRHTSRRT, encoded by the coding sequence ATGGCCCACCTGCGGGCCTCCGAAGTCCGGCAGCTGCTGCACAACAAGTTCGTGGTCATCATGGGGGACTCGATCCAGCGCGCCGTGTACAAGGACCTGGTGCTCCTGCTCCAGAAGGACTGCCTGCTCTCTTCCCGGCAGCTGAAGGCCAAGGGCGAACTGAGCTTTGAGCACGACGTGCTGCTGGAGGGCGGCAGGAGGGGCCGTATGCACAATGGCACCCACTACCGCGAGGTGCGCCAGTTCCGCTCCGGCCACCACCTGGTGCGTTTCTACTTCCTCACGCGCGCGTACTCGCAGTACGTCGAGGACGTTCTGGAACAGCTGCGGGCCGGGGAGCACACCCCAGACGTGGTGGTCATGAACTCCTGCCTCTGGGACCTCTCCAGGTACGGCCGCGACCGCGACAGCTACCGCGACTTCCGGAGGAGCTACTGCAGGGACCTGGGGAGCCTGTTCGGGCGCCTGGCCCGGGCCCTGCCGGAGAGCTGCCTGCTGGTGTGGAACACCACCATGCCCGTGGCCCAGACCGTCTCGGGGGGCTTCCTTCCGCCCGGGCGCTGGCCCAGCTGCACCCGCCTGCGGGAGGACGTGCTGGAGGCCAACTTCTACAGCGCCACGGAGGCGGGCAGGCATGGCTTCGACGTGCTGGACCTGCATTTCCACTTCCGCCATGCCGGGCAGCACCGGCAGCGAGATGGCGTGCACTGGGACGAATGGGCGCACCGACACCTCTCGATGCTGCTTTTGGCCCACCTGGCGGGCGCTTGGGGCGTGGACCTCCCCTGTCGCGGACCCATCAGGGATGGCCCAGCCGGCAGACGTCCAGACCCCAGGGGCAGGAGGCATCCCGGAGACAGCCGAGGTGACCCGACCTCTTCAGGGTCGCCACCCAGGCTCCCGTGCCCCCGCGCCCCTCGGCAACCTTACGTGCCCTATTCCCATTCTGGGCCGCCGTTTACGCCCCACCGCCAAGACACCTATTTGCCTTCCGACCGGTCTTTACAGGGCCAGCAATTCTCCAGCGACACCTTGGCGCGCCAAATCGGATACAGCAACGAAGCAAACGAGTCACAGCCGGGCCCCATCCGCACAGGCTCTGCTCAGCACCAAGGCAGAGGGTCTTCCCCTTACCCTCCCCGGCGCCCCAGCAGGCCACACAGACACCAGCGAAGGCACACAAGTAGACGGACCTGA